From Streptomyces sp. GSL17-111, one genomic window encodes:
- a CDS encoding class I SAM-dependent methyltransferase, with amino-acid sequence MTATSATPAQPSPSAAATTAPAAEAPEGTLPRPARLADVKGWFFTADQHLFAWFLNRQERLGEPGDLLELGSYLGKSAIFLGGRQRPGDRFTVCDLFDAPAEDAANALEMRTSYATLSRRSFEANYLSFHDELPTVVQGLTSVIRDHVPDASCRFAHIDASHLYEHVRGDIEAVGAMLAPHGIVALDDYRSEHCPGVAAATWEAVLVGRLQPVCVSGNKFYGTWGDPEPVRADLLEWLSGQQDLWYEEQSVAEHPLIRVKARKGVAEPPQPASRHAGAATAATPASAAPARRAARPAPRPRGLLGAVRSVAVDLLPPIVTRALVSTLRRR; translated from the coding sequence ATGACGGCAACGAGCGCCACGCCCGCACAGCCCTCCCCGTCCGCCGCCGCGACCACGGCCCCGGCGGCGGAGGCTCCGGAGGGCACGCTGCCCCGCCCGGCGCGGCTCGCCGACGTCAAGGGCTGGTTCTTCACCGCCGACCAGCACCTCTTCGCCTGGTTCCTCAACCGCCAGGAACGCCTCGGCGAACCCGGCGACCTGCTGGAGCTCGGCTCCTACCTGGGCAAGAGCGCGATCTTCCTGGGCGGTCGGCAACGCCCGGGCGACCGCTTCACCGTCTGCGACCTCTTCGACGCCCCGGCCGAGGACGCGGCCAACGCCCTCGAGATGCGCACCTCCTACGCCACGCTCAGCCGCCGCTCCTTCGAGGCCAACTACCTCTCCTTCCACGACGAGCTGCCGACCGTCGTGCAGGGCCTCACCTCGGTGATCCGCGACCACGTCCCGGACGCGAGCTGCCGCTTCGCCCACATCGACGCCTCCCACCTGTACGAGCACGTGCGCGGCGACATCGAGGCCGTCGGCGCCATGCTCGCCCCGCACGGGATCGTCGCCCTCGACGACTACCGCTCCGAGCACTGCCCGGGCGTGGCCGCCGCCACCTGGGAGGCCGTGCTCGTCGGGCGGCTCCAGCCCGTCTGCGTCAGCGGCAACAAGTTCTACGGGACGTGGGGCGACCCGGAGCCCGTCCGCGCCGACCTGCTGGAATGGCTCTCCGGTCAGCAGGACCTGTGGTACGAGGAGCAGTCCGTCGCCGAGCACCCGCTGATCCGCGTCAAGGCCCGCAAGGGGGTCGCGGAGCCGCCGCAGCCCGCCTCCCGGCACGCCGGTGCCGCCACCGCGGCCACCCCGGCGTCCGCCGCGCCCGCACGCCGTGCCGCCCGGCCCGCGCCGAGGCCCCGGGGGCTGCTCGGCGCCGTCCGTAGCGTGGCGGTCGACCTCCTCCCGCCGATCGTGACGCGCGCCCTGGTCTCCACCCTCCGCCGCCGCTGA